In Deltaproteobacteria bacterium, the genomic stretch GCCTCGATCGACGCCCCGGCGCCGATCGCTCGGACCGCCGGCTACGACCTCTTCATCGCCAACGAGGGCGAGGGTCAGGCCCCGACCGATCGGGAGCAGGGCCTCGCCGTCCTCGCGCTCGCCGACGCCATCCGCTCGGCCGAGCTCGGCGGGAAGCGCCTCTCGCTCCTGACGATGCGCGAGCGCTGGACCCGCTTCAGCAAGGTCGAGCTGGGGCCCTCCCTGGCCTAGGCCCGAAGCGCGGCCATCGGATCCTTGACCGGAGGTGGGGCGATGCCGAGGTGGTTCGCCCTCCTCCTCGGGTATCGGTGCAACAACCGCTGCCTGTTCTGTGGGCAGGCGGAGGTGCGAGAAGCCGACGCCCAGCCGGTAGCGGAGCCTGCGCTCCGCGCCGCCCTCGAGGCTGCCCGTGCTTCGGGATCGCCCGGCGTCTGGCTGGTCGGCGGTGAGCCGACCCTGAGGGAGGATCTCCCCCAGCTGATCGGTCTCGCCCGGGAGGTGGGCTTCTCGCGGGTCGGCCTGCAGACCAACGGAAGACGCCTGGCCTACGGCGGCTACCGGCAGGATCTCCTGGCGGCCGGCCTGACCGATCTCGAGGTCTCCCTCCAGGGCAGCTCCGCCGACTGCCATGATCACCTCACCCGGGTGCCCGGCGCCTTCGAGCAGACCCTCCGGGGCCTGCGGGGCCTGAGCGGGAGCGGGCTGCGGCTCGGCCTGGCCACGCTCCTCGACCGCTCCAACTTCCGCCACCTGGGAGAGCTGCTCCGGCTCGCCCTCCGGCTCGAGGCTCAGCACCTGCGCTGGTCCTTCCCGCAGGACCGGGGTGAGGTCCGCCAGGATCCCCGCCGCGTCGGGCCCCGCCTCACCCTCCTGGCTCCCCGGCTGCGAGCAGTTGCCGACCAGCTCGCCGCCGCGGGCGGCGGCGCGCCCCGCCCGAGCCTCGCCGGGGTGCCGGACTGTCACCACCCCGAGGGCTTCCGGAGAGGTCCGGCCGACCTCTCGGAGGGCCTGCGCACCTTCGGGGAGGCCTGCGCGGCCTGCCCCTCCCGGGAGAGCTGTCCGGGCCTCGCCGCAGGCTACGCCCGGCACCACGGCACCGCGGAGCTGACTCCCCCGGCGACGGCCCGGGAGATCCTGCCGGACGACGAGGCCCCGGGCCTCTACCTCGCCTGATCCCGGCGACGGAACGAGGACGGCCGCTCCCTACGGGACGGCCGTGTTCGCCGGCGCGATGGCGCCGGACGCTTCACGCCCCTCCAGCCGGATGGCCGGGGGCGAGAAGGGGGCTACCAGGAGCCGTGCGAGCCGTGGCTGCCGTGCGAGCCGTGGCTGCCGTGCGAGCCATGGCTGCCGTGCGAGCCGTGGCTGCCGTGCGAACCGTGGCTGCCGTGCGAGCCGTGGCT encodes the following:
- a CDS encoding radical SAM protein, translating into MPRWFALLLGYRCNNRCLFCGQAEVREADAQPVAEPALRAALEAARASGSPGVWLVGGEPTLREDLPQLIGLAREVGFSRVGLQTNGRRLAYGGYRQDLLAAGLTDLEVSLQGSSADCHDHLTRVPGAFEQTLRGLRGLSGSGLRLGLATLLDRSNFRHLGELLRLALRLEAQHLRWSFPQDRGEVRQDPRRVGPRLTLLAPRLRAVADQLAAAGGGAPRPSLAGVPDCHHPEGFRRGPADLSEGLRTFGEACAACPSRESCPGLAAGYARHHGTAELTPPATAREILPDDEAPGLYLA